From a region of the Armatimonadota bacterium genome:
- a CDS encoding SRPBCC domain-containing protein, whose amino-acid sequence MSKVYDAWTKMDQMKKWMDDAGGKMSEGDTVTSGGKRKYEVLRLRKDKDLRFDFHDPEFSAVTRIDVMLEDKGKGKSGINVHHKRLQTREEADGSRKTWAEAMTRLKKLIEG is encoded by the coding sequence ATGTCGAAGGTGTACGACGCCTGGACCAAGATGGACCAGATGAAGAAGTGGATGGACGACGCCGGCGGCAAGATGTCAGAAGGTGACACGGTTACTTCCGGTGGAAAGCGAAAGTACGAAGTCCTGCGGCTAAGAAAGGACAAAGACCTGCGGTTCGACTTCCACGATCCGGAGTTCTCCGCCGTCACGCGGATCGACGTGATGCTGGAGGACAAAGGCAAAGGAAAGTCCGGTATCAACGTCCACCACAAGCGGCTGCAGACCCGCGAAGAAGCCGACGGCTCGCGCAAGACCTGGGCCGAGGCGATGACGCGGCTCAAGAAGCTGATTGAAGGGTAG
- a CDS encoding DUF433 domain-containing protein, giving the protein MEYRDHITIDPEVRAGKPCVKGTRITVFDVFDYLAGGMSVEELLREFSQLSEESVRACFAFAADRERKISHGAP; this is encoded by the coding sequence ATGGAGTATAGGGATCACATTACGATCGACCCGGAAGTGCGTGCTGGAAAGCCGTGCGTGAAGGGGACGCGGATCACCGTGTTTGACGTCTTCGACTATCTTGCCGGTGGAATGTCGGTGGAAGAACTGCTCAGGGAGTTTTCGCAACTGAGTGAGGAGAGCGTACGAGCCTGCTTCGCATTCGCCGCGGACCGTGAGCGCAAGATTTCGCACGGCGCCCCATGA
- a CDS encoding sulfatase, whose amino-acid sequence MFADDAGYADFGFTGHPTIRTPHLDRLAAEGMVFTQFYSGAPVCTPSRYALLTGREPRRSGIDEAAVLFPKSRKGIHEREITVAELLREQGYATAIFGKWHLGVPNENNGYATNRLPLSHGFDEYFGLPYSNDMIGSNVPPIPLLEGPVVPGHERYKGYRVVEFKPDQKTIWKRYTEHAVDFVRRNSDRPFFLYLPFSMPHIPLHPGEDFVETSRRGKYGDVIEEIDWSVGQIVNEVRRLGISDRTLVIFTSDNGPWLPFKQDGGSAGMFRDGKGTTWEGGMHVPCVAWWPGVVPANRKNMVPASVLDLLPTAAELSGAALPSDRVIDGRSIVSLLRGSEEFPDRPIFYMDSGGKKLFAVRYGPWKLKVKMKSNATPAQFKGKEPLLFNIEIDPGEQWNLADKHPDIVQQLLKMIEFQDDSVEDEGTFWD is encoded by the coding sequence CTGTTCGCAGACGACGCGGGGTATGCGGACTTTGGCTTCACCGGCCATCCGACTATCCGCACGCCGCACTTGGACCGTCTTGCTGCTGAGGGGATGGTTTTCACGCAGTTCTACAGCGGTGCGCCGGTGTGTACGCCGAGCCGTTACGCGCTGCTGACCGGTCGCGAACCGCGTCGGTCCGGCATCGACGAAGCTGCAGTTCTGTTCCCGAAATCCCGCAAGGGAATCCACGAACGCGAGATCACTGTCGCCGAGCTTTTGCGCGAGCAGGGGTATGCCACGGCGATCTTCGGCAAGTGGCACCTCGGCGTGCCGAACGAGAACAACGGTTACGCTACGAATCGCCTGCCGCTGTCGCACGGTTTCGACGAGTATTTCGGGCTGCCTTACAGCAACGACATGATAGGGTCGAACGTTCCGCCGATTCCACTGTTGGAAGGCCCGGTCGTTCCTGGCCATGAGCGTTACAAGGGTTATCGCGTCGTTGAATTCAAACCGGATCAGAAGACCATCTGGAAGCGGTACACGGAGCACGCCGTCGACTTCGTGCGGCGAAACAGCGACCGGCCGTTCTTCCTCTACCTGCCGTTCTCGATGCCGCACATTCCGCTGCACCCTGGCGAGGATTTTGTCGAGACGTCGCGCAGGGGGAAGTACGGTGACGTGATCGAGGAGATCGACTGGAGCGTCGGCCAGATCGTCAACGAAGTGCGGCGGCTGGGGATCAGCGACAGAACGCTCGTGATTTTCACGAGCGACAACGGGCCGTGGCTGCCGTTCAAGCAAGACGGTGGCTCTGCGGGGATGTTTCGCGACGGCAAGGGAACGACTTGGGAGGGCGGGATGCACGTGCCGTGCGTCGCTTGGTGGCCGGGGGTGGTGCCAGCGAACCGCAAGAATATGGTTCCGGCCTCGGTGCTGGACTTGCTGCCGACCGCTGCCGAGCTGAGCGGCGCGGCTTTGCCCAGCGATCGCGTGATCGACGGGCGGTCGATCGTCTCTCTGCTGCGCGGCTCGGAGGAGTTTCCGGATCGGCCAATCTTCTACATGGACTCGGGCGGTAAGAAGCTGTTCGCAGTGCGCTACGGCCCTTGGAAGCTGAAGGTGAAGATGAAAAGCAACGCGACGCCTGCTCAGTTCAAGGGCAAGGAACCGCTGCTCTTCAACATCGAGATCGACCCGGGCGAGCAGTGGAACTTGGCCGACAAGCACCCCGACATCGTCCAGCAGCTGCTGAAAATGATCGAGTTTCAGGACGATTCGGTGGAAGATGAAGGTACGTTCTGGGACTAG
- a CDS encoding DUF5615 family PIN-like protein, with the protein MTFLFDENLPASLCRLLEDLYPGSVHAAQVGLGGATDRDVQQYAIDNGHVVATKDSDHAELALTLFQGAKVVWIRLGNCNVSGLHLLLRNSLASLEALSESDEVVLVIP; encoded by the coding sequence ATGACATTTCTGTTCGACGAAAACCTCCCAGCGAGTCTATGCCGGTTGCTCGAAGACCTGTATCCGGGGAGTGTCCACGCTGCGCAAGTCGGGCTGGGCGGCGCAACGGATCGGGACGTTCAGCAGTACGCCATTGACAACGGTCATGTCGTTGCCACTAAGGACTCTGACCATGCAGAGCTTGCCCTGACTCTCTTTCAAGGGGCAAAGGTCGTTTGGATTCGACTAGGGAACTGCAACGTCTCCGGCCTGCATTTGCTGTTGAGGAATTCGCTGGCTAGCCTTGAGGCCTTAAGCGAGTCAGATGAAGTTGTTCTTGTGATACCGTAG
- a CDS encoding TlpA family protein disulfide reductase, protein MHKKYADKGLVIIGVHSDPDTDKGIESVINDGMKYPVAFDGGKLMKALNCDSFPDYVVIDKKGTVRVVDLANTEVETAIKMMLAEKA, encoded by the coding sequence CTGCACAAAAAGTACGCGGACAAAGGGCTCGTCATTATCGGCGTCCACAGCGACCCCGATACTGACAAGGGCATCGAGTCTGTCATTAACGACGGCATGAAGTACCCAGTCGCGTTCGACGGCGGCAAGCTGATGAAGGCGCTCAACTGTGACTCCTTCCCGGACTACGTCGTTATCGACAAGAAGGGCACGGTGCGCGTAGTCGATCTCGCAAACACAGAGGTCGAAACCGCGATCAAGATGATGCTGGCTGAAAAAGCCTGA